AGGTAGCAGAGCTAGACGGCGATATCTTGCATTATTCCTACAAAAATATTGAGCACTACTTAGTAAAGTCGGCGGGTTATGCCAAAGCTTGGGCAGATCAGCGCGAAGCCAAAGGTAAACGGGCAAGCTTAGGCCAAGGAATAGTGCATGCGATTGGCTGTTTTGCCAAAATGTACTTGCTCAAGCGCGGTTTTTTAGATGGTAAAGCAGGCTTTTTAATTGCATTACTCTCGGCGCATTCAACCTTTGTGAAATACGCCGATTTATGGGCACGAGAAAACGACAGCCACTACAAAAAGTAAACTTACTGAAGTTTAAGGTCTTCCAATAAGTTAGCTGCATCTATAGCCGCTAAATCGGTCACGTTAACCGCATGTTCACCTAGGCAGCCATATTGCGCTACATTGGTTACCGTAAACAAACCTACGCAATAGGCACCAGCAGAGCTTGCTAAGTGCAAGGGGCCGGTATCACCACAGAAAAACAAAGGTACTTGCTGTAAAAATGCCGCTAGTTTTCTTAGGTCACCATTGGAGTAGGCGAATTCTGCCTCTACCAGTGGCTCTGTCACATCAGGACTCAATATCTCAATAAGGTTCACTTCGCCAGCATAGTGCTGCTTAAACTTAGCTAACAAAATTTGCCAGTCTTTATCGGCAATCACCTTAGCGCCACGCGCGCCACGAAAATACGCCAAACTTGGTTTTGCTTGGCATTCGCCCAACAAAGTCTGCAATTGCTTAAGCGCCTCTTGCTGCTCAGCGTCACTCAATATTAGTCGCCCAAAATATTCAGCGGGCTCAGCATTATGCAGTTGCTCTAGAAGCTCCATGCAACTTAATGCAAAGTGAGGATATCGTCCCTGGTATTTATAAGTATGGCTGCACACTGCAGCATCTGCGGGGCCATAAAAAGCGACGACGTTTTTAGCTTCAACCATTGAAGCAACAATACGGTCACTAGAGCCTCCATAAGGCAACAAAACTAAATCATAGGGTTGTTGCTTTAATTGCTTCATGGCTCGAAAAAACTGCGGGATGGTCTTCAAACCAAACTGAGAAAAGTGAATACGAGAAAGCCCGAGGTTTTCAAATATAGAGCCTTGCCAAGGATCGCTGAGTATCAGTTCAACCTCAGCGTCGGGGTACAGCGCTTTAACTTGATTAACAAAAGGCAATAAAAAGAACATATTTCCGATGCGCTTATTATTGCGAATAATTAAAACCCGCTTCACTTCTGTCGGCTTAAGCAAGCGCTCGGTTCTACCTTTTCTACCGCCCAATAGTTTGAGAAACCAAACTTCTAAGCCAATCGACTTCTCTCTGCGCTTTCCATCAAACTGTCGCAGCGCCGTTCTTATTTTTTTTATTACGCTCATCGTTTTATTCTGCTACTTGTTTTGTTTGCAGCTTTTGCCACCACAAATTAATTTTAACCGCTGAGTCACTCACATTAATCAAACTCATATCTTCCTGAGTAAGTTCACCTGCCGGCGGCGAGAAAGAAATATGTCGACCTTGGCTATTAAGAGGCTGCCAACGCAAAGGTGTTGCACTGCGACGACTAGGGAAAAAGCCTACAGTTGGCACATCTAAAGCCCCAGCAATATGCAGCGGCCCGGTTGAACCAGCAATAAACACTTCAGCACAGGCCAATACTTCACAAAAGGTTTTTAAGCCCTCTTCTGAATAATATAGCTGACTAGACACCTCTGCAGTATCTAACTGACTCACCAACTCTTGAGCGGCGATTAACTCGCCAGGCCCTGCAGTAATAACAAAGTGTAACTCGGGCTTAAGTTTAGCCAGGCAATCAATCAAACTAAAATACTGCTCAATGCTTAAGTTATTGGCCGAGCCACCACTGCCAATATGTACCATTGCTAAGGATTTAGCATCCAACTCGGCAAACTCTGCCTGCTTACGTTTAGCAATTTGCTCAGCGCTAAACTGCAAATAAGGAGCAGTAGGCTCTATCGGGTTGACTTGCAACTTAGTTAAAAAAGCGCGAGTAAGTTCTAAGTTGTATTCAAATTCAGGTTTTCGAGATTGAGAGCGGCGTTGCTTTACTCGGTGATTATACAAAAACTGAGCGAGCTTAGTGGCGGGTGCACAGCGTAATTTAATACCGGCGCGTGCACCTAACCAAGCGTTACGCATGGTCGAGAACAGGCACAAATAACCATCAAAGTGCTGTTGCTTCACCTCATTAAGTAGTGCAGCTTGCTCGCCAGCATCACCATCAGCCCCGCAATCAATAATTACCTTATCAATCCAAGGGCAAAGCTCTGCCAGAGGAGCCGTATAGCTAGGCACCAAAGCGCTAATTTCACAATTAGGTAATGAAGCTTTTAGTAGCGCAAAGCTAGGCCATGCCAGCATAAAGTCGCCAATTTTGTCGTTTCGCACTACCAACAGTTTTTGCATGTGTTCATCTCTATAATTTAGCCTGCGCATTGTGACCAATCTTGCACTCGGGCTCAAGAATTTTCCCCAAGCCTGTGAGCCAGTTAGCTCAAGCAGCTTAAGTAAATCTTTTCCCGAGCGTTTTAACAGGATTTAGCGTGAATACCTGCATCTTCTGAAAGCTTGGGGTTATAATCCAGCTAACATTAATTTTTGGCATAGCTTCATGACAACTCGGGTAATTTATCCTGGCACCTTTGATCCAGTGACCAACGGCCATAGCGATTTAATCCAACGCGCGGCGCGTATGTTCGACACAGTAATTGTGGCGG
The Agarivorans aestuarii DNA segment above includes these coding regions:
- a CDS encoding glycosyltransferase family 9 protein, whose product is MSVIKKIRTALRQFDGKRREKSIGLEVWFLKLLGGRKGRTERLLKPTEVKRVLIIRNNKRIGNMFFLLPFVNQVKALYPDAEVELILSDPWQGSIFENLGLSRIHFSQFGLKTIPQFFRAMKQLKQQPYDLVLLPYGGSSDRIVASMVEAKNVVAFYGPADAAVCSHTYKYQGRYPHFALSCMELLEQLHNAEPAEYFGRLILSDAEQQEALKQLQTLLGECQAKPSLAYFRGARGAKVIADKDWQILLAKFKQHYAGEVNLIEILSPDVTEPLVEAEFAYSNGDLRKLAAFLQQVPLFFCGDTGPLHLASSAGAYCVGLFTVTNVAQYGCLGEHAVNVTDLAAIDAANLLEDLKLQ
- a CDS encoding glycosyltransferase family 9 protein; amino-acid sequence: MQKLLVVRNDKIGDFMLAWPSFALLKASLPNCEISALVPSYTAPLAELCPWIDKVIIDCGADGDAGEQAALLNEVKQQHFDGYLCLFSTMRNAWLGARAGIKLRCAPATKLAQFLYNHRVKQRRSQSRKPEFEYNLELTRAFLTKLQVNPIEPTAPYLQFSAEQIAKRKQAEFAELDAKSLAMVHIGSGGSANNLSIEQYFSLIDCLAKLKPELHFVITAGPGELIAAQELVSQLDTAEVSSQLYYSEEGLKTFCEVLACAEVFIAGSTGPLHIAGALDVPTVGFFPSRRSATPLRWQPLNSQGRHISFSPPAGELTQEDMSLINVSDSAVKINLWWQKLQTKQVAE